AAGTTGCCGGCGTACGACAGCTCGTTGTCGGGGAACGGGTAGGGATGGCCCTGGGAGTGGCGGTAGGCGTAGGCGGCCAGGGTGGGGATCTTGGCGATCAGCCGGACGACCTGGCGGCGGCGGACCTCCCGGTCGTCGATCCGCTTGGCGTCCGGGTAGAAGGTCGACAGCGCCCCCACCGTGCCGACCAGGATGCCCATGGGGTGGGCGTCGTGGTGGAAGCCGTCGATGAACTTCTTGATGTTCTCCTTGACGAAGGTGTGGTGGCTGATCTGGTCGGTCCAGTCGGCCAGCTCCCCGGCGTCCGGCAGGTCGCCCTCGACCAGCAGCCAGGCCACCTCGAGGAAGCTCACCCGCTCGGCCAGCTCCTGGATCGGGTAGCCGCGGTAGCGCAGGATCCCCTGCTCGCCGTCGATGAAGGTGATGGCGCTGCGGCAGCTGGCCGTGTTCATGAACGCGGGGTCGTAGGAGAGCAGCCCGAAGTCGTCGTCGTCGACCTTGATGTCCCGTAGCGCCATGGCCGAGATGGCCCCGTCCTTGATCGGGACCTCGTAGGTCCGGCCGGTCCGGTTGTCGGTCACGCTCAGCGTGCCCTGGGCCTGGTCAGCGGTCATGGGATCTCCTTCGGCGGCGCGCACCTGCATATTCAGCAGGCTACCCTGCCCTGCTTCGGCTACGCGGTGGCGGCGCGGTCGAGCAGCCAGGTGACCGACCCGCCGGCGGCGCGCACGGTCTGGACGGCCCGGGTCAGGGGGAGGCGGTCGTCGCCGGCCCGGGCCCGGGCGACCGCGGCCGCCTTGCCGGCGCCGGCGGCCAGGACCAGCAGCCGTTCCGTCCCGGCAAGGGCGGCCAGGGTCAGGCTGACCCGGTCCGGGGGCGGCTTGGGGCTGTCGTGGACGGCCACGACCAGCCGGTCGGCCACCTCGACCTCGGGGCGGGCGGGGAACAGCGACAGGCAGTGGCCGTCCTCCCCCACCCCCACCCAGACGACCTCCAGGCGCGGTCCCCCGCCGGCGGCGGGGAGCTCGGCCAGGGCCGCCTGGTAGGCGTCGGCGGCCGCCTCGGCGCCCAGCTCGCCCGGCGGCCGCAGCAGCTGGTGGCCGGGGACGGGGACGTGGTCGAGCAGGGCGGCGGCGGCCAGCCCCCAGTTGGAGTCGGGGTGGGTCACCGGCACGCAGCGCTCGTCGCCCATGGCCACCCGGACCCGGTCCCACTCGACCCCGGCGCGCAGGTCGTGGGCGGCCAGCCGCCGGTAGGCGGCCGCCGGGGTGCCGCCACCGGCCAGCACCCAGGTGGCCGTGCCGTGGGCCTCCACCGCCGCCTCCAGGTCGGCCACGGCCGCCCGGGCCGCCGCCTCGGCCAGCTCGTCCGGGCCGTCGACGACCTGGACGCGTTCCCTCGGGGGGCTCACGCCGGCACCAGGGCGGCCGCCTCGGCCAGGGCGTCCTCGAACACCCGGTCGCGGCCGAACAGCTGCAGCTCCTGGCCGAGCCCGCCCGGGCCGTTGGACGGGCCGGCGCTGCGGCCGACCTTGCGCCGCCCGGTCGGCTGGCCGGGGGCCTCCACCGTGGCCACCAGGTGGCCGGGCGGGGCCTCCACCCGGACGCTGGCCGGGCCGTCGCCGGTCTCCATCTCCACGTGGACCCGGGTCAGGTTGGAGGAGCCGATGCCGGCCACCACCCGCACCTGGCAGGTCCCGGCCGCGGTCCGGTAGACGGCGGCCAGCTCGTCCCCGGCCTGGTCGACCTCCTCCAGCCCCCAGCCCAGCCGGGAGGCGAACCAGCCGACCAGCTCCTGGCCGGCCGTCGGCTCCACCGAGTCGACCCGCAGCCAGTGGATCCGGTCGAGGGCCGGGCGCAGCCCGGGGGCGCTGAAGGGGGCGGCCAGCAGCTCCCGCCAGGGGGTGAGGCGCCCCCAGGCGCAGTCGGTCATGGCCGGCGCCACCTGCCCGACGGCCCCGGCCAGGCGGCGCAGGTCGGCGGGCGGGTCGGCGAAGGCGGCCGAGTCGACGATCAGCCGGTCGGTGACCGAGGTCAGCTCGCCGAACACCTGCTCGTCGAAGGGCGGGGTCCCCTCCCACCAGGTGAACACCGGCAGCTCCGGCAGCAGCAGGGGCAGGACCACGGCGGTCAGGTGGCTGGGGTGGACGTTGGTCTGGACCACGACCTCCTCCCAGACGACCTCCGGCCCCTGGGCCGGGCGGCGGTTCACCACCCGGGCCCAGGAGCGCACCCCCTGGCGGCCCTCGGGCGGCTCGGCGATCAGGACCACGCAGCGCGAGGGGGCGCGCGACCCCAGCTCCTCCATCGCGGCCAGGGCCCGCTGGCCGGCGGCCCGGTTGGGGGTGACCACGACCAGGTTGGCCACGCTGGCCCGGACCACCGCCCCGCCGCCGTTCTCCCCCTGGACGCGCTGGCGCTCCAGCGCCTGCTCGATGTCGCCGGGCGCGACCTCCTCGAACGCCTCGGCCGTCTGGTTCGTCATGGCCGCCGCCAGCGGCGGCCGGGGCGGCCCCGGGCGATCAGCTCGTCGGCGGCCTTGGGCCCCCAGCTGCCGGCCTCGTAGTTGGGGAACTGCGGGGGCGGCGCCTCGGCCCAGCGGTCCAGGATCGGCTGGACCGCCTGCCAGGCCTGCTCGACCTCGTCCCAGCGTGGGAACAGGGTCGGGTCGCCCAGCATCACGTCCAGCAGCAGCCGCTCGTAGGCGTCGGGCAGGTCGTCGGAGAACGAGGTGCCGTAGGAGAAGTCCATGCTGACGGAGCGGACCTCCATCGACGGGCCCGGCACCTTGGCCCCGATCCGCATGGTGATGCCCTCGTCGGGCTGGATCCGCAGGACCAGCGCGTTGGGCTCCAGCCCGTCCTGGGCGGCCTCCCCGAAGGGCAGGTGCGGAGCCGACTTGAACTGGACCACGACCTCGGTGGCCCGCTTGGGCAGCCGCTTGCCGGTGCGGACGTAGAACGGCGTGCCCGCCCAGCGCCAGTTGTCGACCCGCAGCTCGGCGGCCACGTACGTCTCGACCGTCGAGTCGGGATGGACGTCGGGCTCGTCGCGGTAGCCGGGGACCTCCTTGCCGGCGATCCAGCCCGGCCCGTACTGGGCACGGACCACGCCGGCGTCGACCGCCTCGCCCTCCAGCCGGCGCAGCGCCTTGAGCACCTTGGCCTTCTCGTTGCGCACGTCCTCGGGCTCGAAGCTGGCCGGCGGCTCCATGGCGATCAGGGCCAGCACCTGGAGCTCGTGGTTCTGGAAGATGTCGCGGATGGCCCCGGCGGTCTCGTAGAAGTTGCCGCGGTGCTCGATCCCCAGCGACTCCGACACCGTCACCTGGACGTGGTCGACGAAGTGGTGGTTCCAGACCGGCTCGAAGATGCCGTTGGCGAAGCGGAAGGCGATGATGTTCTGGACGCTCTCCTTGCCCAGGTAGTGGTCGATGCGGAAGACGTCGCGTTCGGGGAAGACGGTGGTCACCAGCTCCTGCAGCTCCCGGGCCGAGGTCAGGTCGTGGCCGAACGGCTTCTCCACCACGACCCGGGAGTGGCCCCGGTCCCAGCCGCGCCCGCCCAGCCCGGCCTTGCCGATCCCGCGGATGGTGTCGGGGAACAGCTTGGGGATCAGCGACAGGTAGTACATGCGGTTGCCGTCGGTGCCGAGCTCGCGGTCGAAGCGGTCGAGCAGGTCGCCGATGCGGGCGTAGGTGTCGGGGTCGGCCGAGGAGCCGGAGACGTAGTGCAGCCGGCTGGCGAACGACTCCCACACCTGGTGCTGGATGGGCTGGGTGCGGGAGAACTCCTCGACCGCCTTGCGCATGTCGGCCCGGTACTCCTCGTCGGAGTACTCGCTGCGGCTGGACCCGACGAAGGCGAAGTTCTGCGGCAGCAGCCGGTGCAGCTCCAGGTTGTACAGGGCGGGGACGATCTTGCGGTGGGCCAGGTCGCCGGAGCCGCCGAACACCACCATGGCCGTCGGCGGCGGGATCGCCCTGACCCGCTCCCCAACCGCGAGTGGGTTCTCCTCCATCAGCCGCCCAGCTTCCGCACCTTGGCCTCGATGGTGTCGACGGCGCCGTTGTAGCTGTCGGCGAACTTCTCGACCCCCTCGCGCTCCAGCCGGTCGCCGACGTCGTCCTCGTCGATGCCGAGGGCGGCCAGGTCGCTCCAGAGCCGGTGCGCGCGGTCCAGGCCCTCGCTGGCCGTCTGGCCGCGGACCTCGCCGTGGTCGGCGAAGGCCTCGATCGTCTCCAGGGGCATGGTGTTGACCGTGTCGGCGGCGATCAGCTCCTCCACGTACAGGACGTCGCGGTAGTCGGGGTTCTTGGTCGAGGTCGAGGCCCACAGGGGCCGCTGGACCCGGGCCCCGGCGGCGGCCAGGGCCTCCCAGCGCGGCCCCCGGAAGGTCTGCTGGAACACCTCGTAGGCCAGCTTGGCGTTGTCGATGGCGGCCGTGCCCAGCCGCTCCCGGGCCGCCTCGGCCTCCGGGCCGCCCTTGTCGACGATCGCCTGCAGCTCCGGATCGACCATCGTGTCGACCCGGCTGACGAAGAACGAGGCCACGCTGGCCACCTCGGTCAGATCGCCGCCGGCCTCGGCCAGCTCCTCCAGCCCGCCCAGGTAGGCCTCGATCACCTCGCGGTAGCGCTGGATGGAGAAGACCAGGGTCACGTTGACGTTGATCCCGGCGGCGATCGAGGCCCGGATGGCCGGCACCCCGGCGGCGGTGGCCGGGATCTTGATGAACACGTT
Above is a genomic segment from Actinomycetota bacterium containing:
- a CDS encoding glucose-6-phosphate dehydrogenase assembly protein OpcA, producing MTNQTAEAFEEVAPGDIEQALERQRVQGENGGGAVVRASVANLVVVTPNRAAGQRALAAMEELGSRAPSRCVVLIAEPPEGRQGVRSWARVVNRRPAQGPEVVWEEVVVQTNVHPSHLTAVVLPLLLPELPVFTWWEGTPPFDEQVFGELTSVTDRLIVDSAAFADPPADLRRLAGAVGQVAPAMTDCAWGRLTPWRELLAAPFSAPGLRPALDRIHWLRVDSVEPTAGQELVGWFASRLGWGLEEVDQAGDELAAVYRTAAGTCQVRVVAGIGSSNLTRVHVEMETGDGPASVRVEAPPGHLVATVEAPGQPTGRRKVGRSAGPSNGPGGLGQELQLFGRDRVFEDALAEAAALVPA
- the zwf gene encoding glucose-6-phosphate dehydrogenase, which produces MEENPLAVGERVRAIPPPTAMVVFGGSGDLAHRKIVPALYNLELHRLLPQNFAFVGSSRSEYSDEEYRADMRKAVEEFSRTQPIQHQVWESFASRLHYVSGSSADPDTYARIGDLLDRFDRELGTDGNRMYYLSLIPKLFPDTIRGIGKAGLGGRGWDRGHSRVVVEKPFGHDLTSARELQELVTTVFPERDVFRIDHYLGKESVQNIIAFRFANGIFEPVWNHHFVDHVQVTVSESLGIEHRGNFYETAGAIRDIFQNHELQVLALIAMEPPASFEPEDVRNEKAKVLKALRRLEGEAVDAGVVRAQYGPGWIAGKEVPGYRDEPDVHPDSTVETYVAAELRVDNWRWAGTPFYVRTGKRLPKRATEVVVQFKSAPHLPFGEAAQDGLEPNALVLRIQPDEGITMRIGAKVPGPSMEVRSVSMDFSYGTSFSDDLPDAYERLLLDVMLGDPTLFPRWDEVEQAWQAVQPILDRWAEAPPPQFPNYEAGSWGPKAADELIARGRPGRRWRRP
- the tal gene encoding transaldolase; this encodes MTSRLQQLTDQGVAVWVDSIARDWIQKGELRRLRDQFQVAGVTSNPTIFQKAMGEGSFYDDDIRRLAGEDVDARRIFESLALDDIRAAAADMEPVWERTGGVDGRVSFEVPPDIADDTEATTSETRRLFDELARPNVFIKIPATAAGVPAIRASIAAGINVNVTLVFSIQRYREVIEAYLGGLEELAEAGGDLTEVASVASFFVSRVDTMVDPELQAIVDKGGPEAEAARERLGTAAIDNAKLAYEVFQQTFRGPRWEALAAAGARVQRPLWASTSTKNPDYRDVLYVEELIAADTVNTMPLETIEAFADHGEVRGQTASEGLDRAHRLWSDLAALGIDEDDVGDRLEREGVEKFADSYNGAVDTIEAKVRKLGG
- the pgl gene encoding 6-phosphogluconolactonase, producing MSPPRERVQVVDGPDELAEAAARAAVADLEAAVEAHGTATWVLAGGGTPAAAYRRLAAHDLRAGVEWDRVRVAMGDERCVPVTHPDSNWGLAAAALLDHVPVPGHQLLRPPGELGAEAAADAYQAALAELPAAGGGPRLEVVWVGVGEDGHCLSLFPARPEVEVADRLVVAVHDSPKPPPDRVSLTLAALAGTERLLVLAAGAGKAAAVARARAGDDRLPLTRAVQTVRAAGGSVTWLLDRAATA